A genomic stretch from Chitinophaga agri includes:
- a CDS encoding efflux RND transporter permease subunit: MHWLKKIFKRSPEWITEEERLKIIEQSSKQVSRGVFFATIIIITSFLPVFMLTGQEGKLFHPLAYTKTFIMIMDAFLVITLAPVLISFFMKGKFRPDNANPVNRVLEKIYEPVIRGVLKWRKTTIAINVIALVITIPLLRSLGSEFMPPLDEQSILFMPVTLPDVSNAEVKRILQVQDKIIKSVPEVDKVLGKAGRASTATDNSPISMIETIIMLKPKAKWRKGITKKDIIDELDARLQIPGVVNGWTQPIINRINMLATGIRTDVGVKVYGQDLDTISVVSERVKKALEGTTGIADLYVEPVTGGKYLSIDVRREELSRYGLNVDDVNQTVETALGGAPIGTTIEGRQRFPISVRLAQEYRNSIEQIKRIPVISPGFGEVPLSAVADVKFEDGPPMITSDNAMLRGAVLFNVRGRDLGSTVNEAIGKMSHAKGLLPKGYYLEWSGQYENLIRGQQTLMWIAPVVLVIIFFSLYFAFHSIREAFLSLITVPFALIGGAYMIYFWGVNLSVAVAVGFIALFGIAVETGIVMVIYLNDAMQQLVKEKGNSSATITREDLRQAVINGAAKRLRPKLMTVCVSLFGLVPVLWATSVGTDLMQPIVLPMIGGVLTSSTHILLVTPLIFLLTKEYELRKYGKLEIHEIHH, encoded by the coding sequence ATGCATTGGTTAAAGAAAATATTCAAGAGATCACCCGAATGGATCACAGAGGAAGAACGACTAAAGATCATCGAGCAGTCCAGCAAACAGGTATCCCGGGGTGTGTTCTTCGCTACTATTATCATTATTACTTCGTTCCTGCCTGTATTTATGCTGACCGGGCAGGAAGGAAAGCTGTTCCACCCGCTGGCATACACCAAGACATTTATCATGATCATGGATGCCTTTCTGGTGATCACGCTGGCGCCCGTACTGATCTCTTTTTTTATGAAGGGAAAGTTCAGGCCGGATAATGCGAACCCGGTAAACCGTGTACTGGAAAAGATCTATGAACCGGTTATCCGGGGGGTATTAAAATGGCGTAAGACAACTATCGCCATCAATGTGATCGCCCTGGTCATTACAATTCCGCTGCTGAGAAGTCTGGGAAGTGAGTTTATGCCACCGCTTGATGAACAGAGTATCCTGTTCATGCCGGTGACATTGCCGGATGTGTCCAATGCAGAAGTAAAGCGCATTTTGCAGGTGCAGGACAAGATCATTAAGTCGGTGCCTGAAGTCGATAAGGTGTTGGGAAAGGCCGGACGGGCCAGCACGGCGACGGACAATTCTCCTATCAGTATGATCGAGACCATCATCATGCTGAAGCCGAAAGCAAAATGGAGAAAGGGCATTACAAAGAAAGACATTATCGATGAACTGGATGCCAGATTACAGATCCCCGGTGTGGTGAATGGATGGACGCAGCCGATCATTAACCGTATAAACATGCTGGCAACGGGTATCCGTACAGATGTGGGCGTGAAAGTCTATGGCCAGGATCTGGATACTATTTCAGTCGTATCTGAACGTGTAAAAAAGGCGCTGGAAGGTACTACCGGTATTGCCGATCTGTATGTGGAACCGGTTACCGGAGGTAAGTACCTGAGTATCGATGTACGCAGAGAGGAACTATCGCGTTATGGCCTGAATGTAGACGATGTAAATCAGACGGTGGAAACAGCGCTGGGAGGCGCGCCTATTGGCACTACCATCGAAGGCAGACAGCGTTTCCCTATCAGCGTGCGGCTCGCCCAGGAGTACCGGAATAGTATAGAACAAATTAAACGTATTCCGGTCATCTCACCAGGATTCGGAGAAGTGCCATTGTCTGCCGTGGCGGATGTGAAATTTGAAGACGGTCCGCCGATGATCACGTCAGACAATGCCATGCTGCGTGGTGCCGTATTATTCAACGTACGTGGCAGGGATCTTGGCAGCACAGTGAATGAGGCCATCGGTAAGATGAGCCACGCCAAAGGGTTATTGCCGAAAGGCTACTACCTGGAATGGAGCGGGCAATATGAAAACCTGATCCGCGGACAACAAACACTCATGTGGATCGCTCCGGTGGTGCTGGTCATTATTTTCTTCTCCCTTTATTTCGCCTTCCATTCTATCAGGGAGGCATTCCTGAGCCTGATCACCGTGCCTTTTGCACTGATAGGAGGTGCGTATATGATCTACTTCTGGGGGGTGAATTTATCGGTTGCAGTGGCGGTTGGTTTTATTGCGCTCTTCGGTATCGCAGTAGAGACGGGTATTGTAATGGTTATTTACCTGAATGATGCGATGCAGCAACTCGTGAAGGAAAAAGGGAATTCTTCTGCAACCATCACCCGGGAAGACCTGCGACAGGCTGTGATCAATGGTGCTGCTAAACGCCTGAGACCTAAGCTGATGACGGTATGTGTGTCGCTGTTCGGACTGGTGCCGGTATTGTGGGCAACCAGTGTTGGCACTGATCTGATGCAACCCATCGTACTGCCAATGATCGGTGGTGTGCTGACGTCATCAACGCATATCTTACTGGTCACCCCACTGATCTTTTTACTGACGAAAGAATATGAATTACGCAAGTATGGAAAATTGGAGATCCATGAGATACATCACTAG
- a CDS encoding TolC family protein, giving the protein MRYITSYILLLMMTLPLTLAAQQVPVLSLDTILQRVDRNNLLLQSYGLKAASYQYEADAATAWMAPMFGVGTFMTPYPGQQVMDERDKGNLMFQLEQDIPHPAKLQARKRYIASQGNVERATRDITLNDFRSQVKRLYFNWLIADQRIKVLRENEKIMETMKKIEEVRFPYNQSQLSGVYKANAKIEENRNMVRMQEGTIARARAWMNSLMNAPGNQLFEIDTSWQPQFVVAASYDTNALAVVRKDIVKMDEGIRSMQLNIESMKQERKPDFRIRFDHMSPLGEMMPKAYSAMGMVSIPIVPWSSKMYRSGIRAMQYNVQAMEKERAAMLQETQGMLYGMQYEIQSMQRRITAMEEKIIPALRQTLEVNFLNYQENKLALSNVIDSWEALTMMQSGVLDEKLKLYEMIVDYEKQLYR; this is encoded by the coding sequence ATGAGATACATCACTAGTTATATACTCCTGCTTATGATGACGCTGCCGCTTACGCTGGCCGCGCAGCAGGTACCCGTGCTGTCATTGGATACCATCCTCCAACGGGTAGACCGTAATAATCTGCTGTTACAGTCCTATGGACTGAAAGCAGCCAGCTATCAATATGAGGCGGATGCCGCAACTGCCTGGATGGCCCCCATGTTCGGCGTAGGTACGTTCATGACGCCATATCCCGGGCAGCAGGTAATGGATGAGAGAGATAAGGGTAACCTGATGTTTCAGCTGGAACAGGATATTCCTCATCCGGCAAAACTGCAGGCCAGAAAGCGATACATCGCTTCGCAGGGCAATGTCGAAAGGGCTACCCGGGATATTACCCTGAATGACTTCAGATCACAGGTAAAGCGGCTTTATTTTAACTGGCTGATCGCTGATCAGCGTATAAAGGTGCTGCGGGAAAATGAAAAGATCATGGAAACGATGAAGAAGATAGAAGAGGTACGTTTCCCTTATAATCAGTCGCAGTTAAGCGGCGTATATAAAGCGAATGCGAAGATCGAAGAGAACCGTAATATGGTTCGCATGCAGGAAGGTACCATCGCACGGGCGAGAGCATGGATGAATAGTCTGATGAACGCGCCAGGTAACCAGCTGTTTGAGATCGATACCAGCTGGCAGCCGCAGTTTGTAGTGGCCGCTTCGTATGATACAAACGCGCTCGCCGTTGTGCGAAAGGACATCGTTAAAATGGATGAAGGTATCCGTTCAATGCAACTGAATATTGAAAGTATGAAACAGGAGCGGAAGCCTGATTTCAGGATACGGTTTGATCATATGTCTCCTTTGGGAGAGATGATGCCAAAAGCATACAGTGCAATGGGGATGGTCAGTATCCCGATAGTGCCATGGTCTTCTAAAATGTACAGATCCGGGATCCGGGCGATGCAATACAACGTGCAGGCCATGGAAAAGGAAAGGGCTGCTATGTTACAGGAAACCCAGGGCATGCTGTATGGTATGCAGTACGAGATCCAGTCAATGCAGCGGCGCATAACAGCCATGGAAGAGAAGATCATTCCAGCCCTTCGCCAAACGCTGGAAGTTAATTTCCTGAATTACCAGGAGAATAAACTGGCTTTGTCTAACGTGATCGATTCCTGGGAAGCACTCACCATGATGCAGTCCGGTGTACTGGACGAAAAGTTGAAACTCTATGAAATGATAGTCGATTATGAAAAGCAGTTATATCGTTAA
- a CDS encoding efflux RND transporter periplasmic adaptor subunit, which produces MKSSYIVKISLAVSFAIAGPMACKEKAAPATQHGHHEAAVDSSVRRLTKPVNVQVVATLPVVKADSGARIITARVNGVVTYDTRNQFSIASRVSGRIERLLVKYNYQPVRKGQLIMEIYSPDLAAAQREMLFVARNGGELLAAARQRLQLLGMQPGQIDQVLKTGSVMYRIPVYCIADGYILERSAAAAQVTATASSAATGSGDGMSAMGGGAAPSPVTVAAAVPSATPVLLREGQYVSAGQSVFTVYNAQSLVAEFAFPAALAAAIRKGQKILFSAVANDNDLESARIDLIEPVFRDGLNFMRTRVYLKNSRLKAGQLLTASIPVVYSQGWWLPVKAVAHLGDQSVVFRKEKHMYVPVAVETGVTADDMIQVNTYIGNWEIASNAAYLVDSESFIKANH; this is translated from the coding sequence ATGAAAAGCAGTTATATCGTTAAAATATCCCTGGCGGTTTCTTTTGCTATAGCCGGACCGATGGCGTGTAAGGAAAAAGCTGCCCCGGCAACACAGCATGGACATCATGAAGCGGCTGTAGACAGTAGTGTGCGCCGGCTGACGAAGCCAGTGAATGTCCAGGTGGTAGCAACGCTGCCGGTGGTGAAGGCCGATAGTGGCGCGCGGATCATTACGGCACGGGTGAATGGCGTGGTGACGTATGATACGCGCAATCAGTTCAGTATTGCCAGCAGGGTAAGTGGCCGGATAGAGCGGTTGCTGGTCAAATACAATTATCAGCCTGTAAGGAAAGGGCAGCTGATCATGGAGATCTATTCTCCTGACCTGGCAGCCGCACAGCGGGAAATGTTATTTGTTGCGCGCAACGGAGGTGAATTACTTGCAGCTGCCAGACAGCGTTTACAATTACTCGGTATGCAGCCCGGGCAAATTGATCAGGTACTAAAGACCGGTAGTGTGATGTATCGCATTCCCGTGTACTGCATCGCTGATGGATATATCCTGGAGAGATCGGCTGCTGCAGCGCAGGTAACAGCAACAGCATCGTCCGCTGCTACGGGTAGTGGTGATGGCATGAGTGCTATGGGCGGAGGCGCTGCGCCATCGCCCGTAACTGTTGCCGCCGCTGTACCTTCGGCTACGCCGGTATTATTGCGTGAAGGTCAGTATGTCAGCGCCGGGCAATCGGTCTTTACGGTGTACAACGCGCAATCGCTGGTGGCGGAGTTTGCATTCCCCGCTGCACTGGCGGCAGCTATCCGGAAAGGACAGAAAATACTATTCTCTGCTGTGGCGAATGACAACGACCTGGAATCTGCACGCATCGACCTCATAGAGCCGGTGTTCAGAGATGGGCTGAACTTTATGCGCACACGTGTATATCTGAAGAATAGCCGGCTGAAAGCAGGCCAGTTGCTGACGGCCAGTATTCCTGTTGTGTACAGCCAGGGATGGTGGCTACCTGTAAAGGCTGTAGCACACCTGGGTGATCAGTCTGTTGTATTCAGGAAAGAGAAGCATATGTATGTGCCTGTTGCTGTAGAGACAGGTGTTACAGCGGATGATATGATACAGGTGAATACTTACATCGGCAACTGGGAAATAGCGTCAAATGCTGCCTATCTGGTCGATAGTGAGAGTTTTATTAAAGCGAATCATTAA
- a CDS encoding efflux RND transporter periplasmic adaptor subunit, whose protein sequence is MERKHFLKAAAFVTLMPVLFLQACVEADKKDGKTEQKQTYSCPMHPQVVQDKPATCPICGMDLVLFDKNSKEASLTLGESQIALANITTMEVGMGSLSDFKHLNGRLAIDPEKTTVVSSRVAGRIEVLYVKETGVKVNRGQPLYQIYSEQLNALQQEYLLAVAQTKQFPDDARFRQIEAAARQKLVLYDQRDEQIAQLVRSGKVNPYMTYTATAGGVVSELQVTEGQYVAEGGVIMRLEAYDRLWVKADVYPAEASLVHVGQSVKVLVPGWETAAQPMTVQFIDPALQGGSQLMQLRGTVNNPDNRWQPGQQVNVLLPVKRKEELIQLPVDAVIRNGKGAHVWIETAKGKYEPRRVSTGIENFDAVEITDGVDEGDKVVITGAYLLYSEYMLKKGADPMVTMME, encoded by the coding sequence ATGGAAAGAAAACATTTCTTAAAGGCAGCTGCTTTTGTAACCCTCATGCCTGTATTGTTCCTGCAAGCATGTGTTGAGGCTGATAAGAAGGACGGGAAGACAGAGCAGAAGCAAACGTATAGCTGTCCCATGCATCCGCAGGTAGTGCAGGATAAACCTGCTACCTGTCCGATATGTGGCATGGACCTGGTCTTATTTGATAAGAACAGTAAAGAAGCATCACTGACGCTTGGCGAAAGTCAGATCGCACTGGCGAATATTACCACGATGGAAGTGGGTATGGGGTCGTTATCGGATTTCAAACACCTTAACGGGCGACTGGCCATTGATCCGGAGAAGACGACAGTTGTGTCCAGCAGGGTAGCTGGCAGGATCGAGGTGCTGTATGTAAAAGAAACCGGCGTAAAAGTGAACAGGGGGCAGCCATTATATCAGATCTATTCTGAACAGCTGAATGCACTGCAGCAGGAATATCTGCTGGCGGTGGCACAGACGAAACAGTTCCCCGATGATGCACGGTTCCGGCAGATAGAGGCCGCTGCGCGTCAGAAGCTGGTACTGTATGACCAGCGCGATGAGCAGATCGCACAGCTGGTACGGTCCGGGAAAGTGAATCCCTATATGACGTATACGGCTACTGCGGGTGGTGTTGTGTCTGAGTTGCAGGTGACTGAAGGACAGTACGTGGCAGAAGGAGGGGTGATCATGCGGCTGGAGGCATATGACCGGCTATGGGTTAAGGCTGATGTATATCCTGCGGAAGCGTCACTGGTCCATGTAGGACAATCTGTGAAAGTGCTCGTCCCTGGTTGGGAAACGGCGGCTCAACCAATGACCGTTCAGTTCATCGATCCTGCTTTACAGGGCGGTAGTCAGCTGATGCAGTTACGGGGTACGGTGAATAACCCGGATAACCGCTGGCAGCCAGGGCAACAGGTAAATGTATTATTGCCGGTGAAGCGTAAGGAGGAGCTTATTCAGTTGCCGGTAGATGCGGTGATCAGGAATGGTAAAGGCGCGCATGTATGGATAGAAACTGCGAAGGGGAAATATGAACCGAGACGGGTAAGTACCGGTATAGAGAATTTTGATGCGGTTGAGATAACTGACGGTGTGGATGAGGGAGACAAGGTAGTGATCACCGGGGCCTACCTGCTGTATTCCGAATACATGCTGAAAAAGGGTGCTGATCCAATGGTAACGATGATGGAATAA
- a CDS encoding DUF3347 domain-containing protein, protein MKQFMKVAVLPAVAAFFITACGSTGSSRETPTEDTTVALPPASVSATGIKLKDDKLNAVYQQYTQLTSALVKGDVKEARLAGNAIAAGAADMKDGAGLTASAAKIAATADVEGQRTVFSQLSNDLISLVKQSGVQSGELYVDFCPMAMEDKGAFWLSSSKAIQNPYFGDAMMTCGEVKETIR, encoded by the coding sequence ATGAAACAATTCATGAAAGTTGCCGTATTACCGGCAGTAGCAGCCTTTTTTATCACCGCTTGCGGCAGTACAGGCAGCAGCAGGGAAACACCTACAGAAGATACTACTGTTGCACTACCTCCAGCGTCTGTATCCGCAACCGGCATAAAGCTGAAAGATGATAAACTGAATGCCGTTTATCAGCAATATACACAGTTGACCTCCGCGCTGGTGAAAGGGGATGTGAAGGAAGCCCGTTTAGCCGGCAATGCGATAGCAGCAGGTGCAGCAGATATGAAAGATGGCGCAGGGCTGACGGCAAGCGCGGCGAAGATTGCTGCTACCGCAGATGTCGAAGGACAGCGGACCGTTTTTTCCCAGTTGAGCAATGACCTGATCTCGCTGGTAAAACAGTCGGGTGTCCAGTCAGGAGAGCTGTATGTGGATTTTTGTCCGATGGCGATGGAAGATAAAGGCGCATTTTGGCTGAGTAGCAGCAAGGCTATACAGAACCCTTACTTTGGCGATGCGATGATGACCTGTGGCGAGGTGAAGGAAACGATCCGGTAG
- a CDS encoding SOS response-associated peptidase, which yields MCRSISMHCEIALTTDVFPEMENRKQVMFDEVARTYIDATQFPLTDVIARQQDRIILSEMSWGVMPLFEKDRDKIVARRMDMVNARAERVLDENAYWFKAGLVRQPVLVPVTNIFEYRHIHGWSNKVPYAIRTNQQPALHPFYIPGMYQLHQEFDAKGQLTEVGSFTIITTAANEVMRQIHNGGNNPHRMPLFLPLDMAKQWISPKRTKGDVKEILNYSMPAEELSYHTVFTLNGKKSRPDGQPKDAYWEWPNLPALGNDYPKGSASQTSLF from the coding sequence ATGTGCAGAAGTATCTCCATGCATTGTGAAATAGCGCTTACGACTGATGTTTTTCCTGAAATGGAAAACAGGAAGCAGGTGATGTTTGATGAAGTAGCGCGAACATATATTGACGCTACGCAGTTTCCGCTGACAGATGTTATTGCCCGTCAGCAGGACCGTATCATATTGTCTGAAATGTCGTGGGGCGTTATGCCCCTGTTTGAAAAGGACAGGGATAAGATCGTTGCCCGCAGGATGGATATGGTCAATGCAAGAGCGGAAAGAGTGCTGGATGAAAACGCCTACTGGTTTAAGGCTGGACTGGTGAGGCAGCCGGTGCTGGTGCCTGTGACCAATATTTTTGAGTACAGGCATATCCATGGATGGAGTAACAAAGTGCCCTATGCTATTCGTACAAATCAGCAGCCCGCATTACATCCGTTCTATATTCCGGGTATGTACCAGTTACATCAGGAGTTCGATGCAAAAGGACAACTAACAGAAGTGGGTAGCTTTACGATCATCACTACGGCGGCAAATGAAGTGATGCGTCAGATCCATAACGGAGGCAATAATCCGCATCGTATGCCGTTATTCCTGCCGCTGGACATGGCGAAGCAATGGATATCTCCGAAACGAACGAAAGGCGATGTAAAGGAGATACTGAACTACAGTATGCCTGCAGAAGAGTTAAGTTACCATACGGTGTTTACACTGAACGGAAAGAAGAGTCGTCCTGATGGTCAGCCGAAAGATGCTTACTGGGAATGGCCTAATCTGCCTGCATTAGGAAATGATTACCCGAAGGGAAGTGCGAGTCAGACGTCGTTGTTCTGA